A part of Aegilops tauschii subsp. strangulata cultivar AL8/78 chromosome 2, Aet v6.0, whole genome shotgun sequence genomic DNA contains:
- the LOC109755954 gene encoding uncharacterized protein, with the protein MPPRRQGGSGYRGVRVRPSGTYSALIRLGGGVRLGLGTFDTAKDGARAYDAAAWRLRQSRWDMNFTDVATPERAQELAPFPRLITDEDRRKNRRRERRLSLAEMDEEAMALWRQRFPQDIINEEHVPAGADRTRFILRRPLETAHRRAQNLAYPVLYSDF; encoded by the exons atgccgcctcGCCGCCAGGGAGGTTCGggctaccgcggcgtccgcgtgCGTCCATCCGGCACGTACTCCGCCTTGATCCGGTTGGGCGGCGGCGTGCGCCTCGGCCTCGGAACCTTCGACACTGCCAAGGACggcgcccgcgcgtacgacgctgcggcgtggcgcctccggcAGTCCCGTTGGGACATGAACTTCACCGACGTGGCGACGCCGGAGCGGGCACAGGAGTTGGCTCCTTTcccgcggcttatcaccgacgaggatcggcGCAAAAACCGGAGGCGGGAGCGCCGTCTCAGCCtggccgagatggacgaggaagccatggcgctgtggaggCAACGATTCCCGCAAGATATCATCAACGAGGAACA CGTGCCTGCTGGAGCGGATCGGACGCGCTTTATTTTGCGGCGGCCGCTGGAGACAGCGCACCGCCGCGCGCAAAACCTAGCTTACCCGGTGCTGTATTCTGACTTTTAG